The nucleotide sequence CAAATCATCAGCCGTTCGTTCAATGGCGTAAGCGGGAATAATCCGTCGTTCGCTCCCGCCGTTAACCGCGACGGCAGTACAATGGCATTTCGTTCCTCCAGCGATAATCTGGTCACGGGGGACAGTAATTTTACGGACGATTTCTTCTATGTATTGTTGGGTCAGTCGAATGAGGATGTCATTCCTCCAACATGGCCGGCGAATAGCGCCATTACAGTAATCGCGACAGATCCCCACTCGGTTACCCTCCAATGGCCGAGTGCGGAAGATAACCAAGGTGTTACTTCTTATCGGTTGCAATACGGGAGTGGCCAACTGCAGATGGTACCCGGTCATTCTTTGACTGCTGTAATCGACGGTCTGTCTCCCTCCACGAGTTATCGTTTTTCCTTAACGGCGGTTGACGCTGCCGGCAACATGAGTGCGAGCAGCCTCTCCGTCGATGCGTCCACGACGGCGGAATCGGATGGCAATATCAATCTGCTTTACGCAAAAGCGTACGCGACATTGAAATACCGTAATTATATCGGAATAGGCGATCGACTGAATATACTAGCCGCCGGGGATTCCGGATTAAAGGGTGAAGCAGTCGTAGCCTATGTAGATCAGAATGGAGTAGAGAGGACAACGGTTGTCGAACTGACGGAACAGTCGGGGAACCAGGTAGCTCGTTATGTGGGAAGCTATCTTGTGGCTGAAGGGGTTACGGAGATCCAGAGCGTGGAAGCCACTTTAAGTAACGCGGAACAGCATGTCACGAATAATGCGGATATGATTCCCATGAAGGTGGGTGGAAACGTTCGATTGCTCTTGGAGCCTTCTGTGGCGGAAAGGTTGAAAGGCGCTTATCTGTTGGCAGGTTCCGCCAATCAGAGGGTGAATGCCAGCACTAGACTGGACGGCAGCGCTGCCATAATGCTCGAGAATCTCCCACCGGATAATTATGAATTTTCGATTGTACTCCCCGGCGGATCCCAAGTTATGTTGAATAACTCACGCTTTACCGTAGAACAAGGCAAAACCTCCGAGTTCCCGGTCAGCGGTCGATTGCCGGTTGTGCTTCACTTACAAATTTCGGCGCAGGGCGGGGAAATATGGGATGCGGACTTGTCGGTGGTCGGTCCCAATGATGGCGCGGTGTATCAAAGAGTTTCGGTAAACGGACCAGACGGATACAAATTGGATGGATATCACGAGGGGGATCGGTTAATAATCGACGTTCGTCCTCGGAGACCCGACTTTTTACCCGCCCATTTTGAATACGAGGTCAACGACTCCTGGGATCAGGCGTTCAACCTGTCGATGGAAAAACGGCCGACGGTAACGCTGCATGGACAAGTGAAAAATAGCTTGGGAGAACCGATAAGCGGTGCAGTCGTCCTATCGAATCAACAGGTGGAGTCGTGGTATGTGAGCAACAAAGCCACCACGAATGTCGACGGTTTCTATTCTTTGCCGCTTTATGAAGGATTCACCGATATCAGTATTAGCGCCGAAGATTTCCGTACGAATAACTATCGTGTTAATTTACTTAGAGGAGACGACCTTCCCCGCAATTACGTCTTAGAAAAAACGAAAGAGACGGAAGTCAGGTTGAATATATACACCAAAGCTCCGGGGGGCGACTGGATCGGACCGATGGATTTGGATTGGCGGATACTGGCTCACTTTAGATTCCAAGCCAAGCTTCCTCAGAAAAACAACGGTGTACATGATGAGAATACCATGACTTTCTATGCGATCCCGGGAGAAAATATCCAATTATGCGTGGACGGAATAGAAGCAGGATTTCCCGCCGCATGCGGAGATGCCATCGCGGATCCAACTAAAGTTTCTACGATAGAAATTCGCCTTGAGCAATTCGATATGCAGGTTCAGGGCCAATTGTCAGGAATATCGAGTGAAACGGCCGTTTCCGGTATTCTTTACGCCGTAGAGCCAGACGGCAAACGTCGCATGGTCAACAGTCGGATGTTCCGATCTGATTATCGATTCAGCATAGAAAAGCCGGGCAAGTACTTCATGTATTTCTCGACCGCATCCGGGTATTCAGCCAATGAGACGTTCGATATTGCACCCAGACAAACCAAAAATCTTGGGCTTATACAGCTTTCTCCACCGGGAATCTACGGAGGCATGCCAGGAAACGAGTTGAGGGCAGTAACTCCGCAAACGATGCCGGGTGGGTTGCTGCAATTGAGGACGTTGTATCGTAATTCCGGAACCGTATCTACGTCAGATACCCGCGTTTTGCTAAATATACCCGCTGGAACGTCGCTTGTGGGGAACAGCGTAACGGTGAACGGGGTTCCTGTATCAGCGGTCGGATCCGGAAGCTCTTACGTGATTCCTCTGGGCGAGATCGGAGGACAACAAGACGGGGTAGTGACGTATCTCTTACGGTTAGAGGATTCATACAACGGCAGAACCGTTTCGGTTACGCAAGGTATGGCGTATAAGCTAAACGGAAGCGAGAAAGTGGAAAACTTCGGTGAAGCCTCGGCCAATATTACACAAATTACTTTGAAGGCACCTAACATTACTGGGCAGAAGGTTATTACCGTGTACGGAATCGCTCCGCCGGGAAGCAACGTCACCATCATGGACGGCCGCCTTGTGCTTGGGTTTACGCAGGCCTCTCCATCCGGCATGTGGCACGCTACGGTTCGATTGACCGACAAGGATGTATCATCCGTTCATTCGTTAACGGCACAGGCCCAGTCCCTTCCGGATAACCGGGAGATCATTTCCGAGCAGGTTACCGTTCGATATGAAAATGATTTCGTGGAAATCACGCATGCTAACTTGAGTCAACAATTCGAGAGGAACGTCAGTTTCGATCCTAGCAAAGGCACTGCCGTGTTTCCTTTCGTATACGTCCCCGGTTGGGGACTCGTAGTCAATCTCGGTTTTTCGAACGCCGCAAGAGTCAGTAATGTGAGAGTGGGAATAGGTAATTCTGGCGCGCCTATGGGCCCAATAGGGGGTGAAAGCTATTCGGGATACGTTAACCCGAGCGTGCCGGGAGCGATTCAAGTCGAGTACGACGTAAGTAGAAACCTTACGGTCGACACATTACCGGATGCGGATTCCAAAAAAAACCAACTACCTTCGGCTTTTCGGAATATCCAGTGGTCCGCTCCGGCGGTGAAAGCCTCGCCCCAGGATCCATTGAACTTCAGTTCCAATAGTAAAGGGACAATGAAGGTAAAGGGCAAAGAAGCGGGAGTCGATATCGGAATCGCGTTCAAGCCCGCAAGCTATACGCCGACAGCCAATGACTTGAGTAATGCTCAGTCTACCGGCATCTCGATTTACGGCCTGTCATTCGACTACTCGGAAATCGGAGGCACTCTGAGTTTTCAAATAAAAGGCTATATGCCGGAGGATGCGTTCCGGGAGGTCGGCGGTGCGGTCGCCATTCAACAGCTGAGTTCAATTCTCTCCACACCGGCTAATCCCCAAGCGAAGCTTATTAAAGTAGCCGCTGCTCCGGTCAAAATCATTGAAATGACCGTAAATGGAGCCATGCAGCTCGGTTGGGGACTTGGCGAAGCCTTCGACGATGTTAGCGATGGATTGGAAAATCAGGGTAAGCTGAAACAGCTGGAGCAAATCATCGATGACGTTTCCTCCGGCTGCAGTCCGCAACAGGCGAGCAAATATAGGGACTGGGCGAATAAAATCGCCAACCAGTTCATGGCGCAGGAGGTTGCGAAATGGGCCATGATCGGGGCCGGCTTGTTCCTAGGACCCGAAACGTTCGGATTGGGAACCATTGCAATGATGATGCTTACGGAAACAATAGAAGCGGGATTGGACTCCCGAATCGATAAGCAAATCGCCGCATTGGGAAAGTCGATCGCGAGTAACCCCGATTGCGAGGAAAAGGAGAAAAAACGAGACATAGTGGCCGATCCGAAGTGGATTTACGATCCGAGCGGATTCGTGTACGAGGTCGATCCCTCTAATCGGATCGAGGGCGTAACGGCTACCGCGATGTATTGGGATGAAGCTGCTGAGGTATGGAAAGTATGGGATGCGGAATGGTACGGGCAGAACAATCCGTTGTCCACCGACATGCACGGCAAATATGCATGGGATGTGCCGGAAGGAAAATGGAAGGTGATCTTCAGCAAGGAAGGATATTCTCAGGCACAGAGCGATGAGTTGACCGTTCTGCCGCCGCATACCGACGTAAATGTCGCGATGGTGTCCATTCTGCCTCCTCAAGTGAAATATGCCGCGGCAATGCCAGGGGGGCGAATCGATGTGACCTTCGACCGGTACGTGATACGGAGCGCGGTCAATGAAGACACTTTAACGGTAACGACCGAAGGTGCGGATGGAGAAAGGGTCCCCGTACCCGGAACGGTTGAAGCCATCGACTCTGTCTTGTACAAAGGTTCGTGGACCGCGCGGCATTACCGCTTTAAGCCGACCTTGCCAATAAAAGTCGGGGTTAAGTTGCAACTGCGCATCGAGCAAGGAGTGCCGGGGTATAACGACATGCCGTTGCCGGAAACCGTCATTCGCTCCTTTATCGTGCCTGAGCTGGCCATACATCTGCAGGTATCGGGAGAAGCGGCATTCGGAGCCACCCGGGAAATGGCGCTTCAATGGCGCAATCCGGATGATCCCGAGTTCCGGACTACGAGAGTGAAATGGAAAGCCGCCGGGGATAGCGACTATCGGACTTTAAACGTTCCCGTAGGCGACGAATTCGTCCTATTGAATGCACTCAAGCCTGACACCTCCTACCAAATCGTGATTCAAGCCCTTTATGCGGATGGAGGTACTTCGGAGAGAACTCTTACCGCACGCACGGCGCAAGAAGAGGCCGTTCCGGACTTGACGCAGCCTCTTGCCGTTGATGATGCGGCCGTGAGCGTAACCGGAACGAAGGCGACCGTTACATGGAAGATGCCGGTCGAATCGGGCGATATTTCCGAAGTTACGGTAGAGTGGAAAGCTGCAGACACCGATGAGGAGGCATACCGGGAATCCGTCGGCCGCGACTCCGTTTCTCATACGTTGAACGGATTGAAGCCGCACACAAAATATCAATTTACAGTCACGGCATGGGATTCGGCCGGCAACCGCTCGCCTGGTGTGCTACTGATGGCCACGACCGGCGATCAAGCGCCTAGTGATCCCGGCAATCCCGGCAGCTCAGGTGGCGCTCCGATGGATCAGGCAGGGGATCTCGATATCCATAAGATTACTGCGCTGGGAGGCACCATTGAAGCGTTTAAAGGTAATCTCCGGCTTCATATCCCAGAAAACGCGTATCATGGCCCTGCGGAAATCCGGATCGGCACAACCAAGAACCCGTCTCTACCCGATGATCGCCTATGGTTTGCCTTGTCTGACGTCTACTCCATTACCGAACGCAATGGCGTTGTTCCCGCTAAGCCGCTGCGATTGGATCTGTCATACGACAAGACAAAATTGAAAGGAAGAGATGCACAGAGATTGGGCATCTACCTCCAAGACCGTCATGATCCTAAGCTTTGGCGATACGTCGGGGGAGCCGTCGATAAGTCCCTTTCCCGAATTTCAGTGAACATCGAGGAATACGGCACGTACGCGGTACTTCTCTACGACCGGACATTCCCGGACATCCTCGGCCATTGGAGTCAAGTCGGCTTGGAGGTTCTCATTAGCCGCCACTTTATCGAGGGTATGGGGAACAATACCTTTCAGCCGGAACGAAAAATCACAAGAGCCGAAATCACTCGCCTTTTGGTGTCGCTGTTGAAAGGGCTTCGGAAGGTACCGCCGAATGGCAATGCAATGACGTTCCAAGATGTCGATTCGGACGCTTGGTACTACGAATCCGTTATGGAAGCATCCCGCATGGGATTGGTTCAGGGGGATAAAGGCAGGTTCCGGCCTAACGATCCTGTAACGCGCGAGGAGTTGGCTGTATTGTTCGGCCGGGTGCTGGGAATCGTCGAGGAAGATCCGGAAGCGGGCAACATTCCCGTACGATCGTTTAAAGACGAACAAGACATTTCCAACTGGGCTCGCGAGGCAATGGCAATTGCCGTGGCGAAAGGACTGATTCAAGGAAGCGACGATCAGAAGCTACATCCGAAGTCTTTCGCCAGCAGGGCTCAAGCGGCCATCATGTTTTACCGTTTGTTAGGACTTCTTAAGCTGTTGTAAAACACTACTGATTAGAACGGTGACCCGAAAGAGGTATACTTCGACGAAGTGACCTCTTTCGGGTCTTTGTTGTTCTTTTCATAAACTTCATCTGTTTCTCTCAGACTTAAGACGGACATCTTCTCCGCTATGCGACGGGTACATAAATTCTTAAGTTAATATATACTGAGGGCAGATACATAAGGGAGTGTTTGGAAATGCGTAAATTCACAGGATTACTGTTAATAGGATTTGGCATAATCGTCTTAGTTTATATTTTGAACCCATCAGATGGTAAGCGAGGTGATTGGTTCGGGTTAAGTAAAGAGATTAATGAGCAACGGACTGCGGAGGCTAGTTCACTCCATCACCTAACCATTGATGCAGACAGTACAAATATTCGTTATGTTAAGAGTAGCTCAAACACGGATAAAGTAGTTGCAAAGCTTACTGGGAGTTCTAGCAGGCAGGTGGAGCTGCTTGTTGAAGAACAGGGTGACAAACTTAAAATTACTGTAGACTCATCCCAAAGGGGAATAATCTTTTGGGGGTTCAATAACCTAACGTTAGACATTGAAGTGCCGGAGAAACACTGGGATACACTTCACGTCGAGACGGGAAGCGGTAAGATCGAAGCTGAACAGACGACTGCCGATGTGGTTGTGCTAAATACAGGCAGCGGTAATATTGATGTGAAAGGTATTGTGGCGGAAGAAATTCGGTTGGAAGTAGGATCGGGTAACATTGAGGTGAATGATTTTAAGAGCAAGGAACTCAAGTTCCAAACAGGCAGCGGCAATGCAAAATTGTTTGATGGTGCAGCGGCTATTGTGGGGGGAACAGGATCGGGCAACATTCGAATTGAAGTGGAGGAGCTGTTATACGGGGCGGATTTGCATACGGGCAGTGGTAATGTAACCGTATTAACAGCTAAGCAGCCGATGGATCTGCGGGTTGATTTTCAAGGCGGATCGGGCAATGGTAAAGTGCGATACAACGCGTTCCAGATAAGCAGTCAAGATCGAGATCAGCTTGAGGGGACTTTTGGTACAGGAGAGAAGTTATTAAAGGTACGCACAGGGTCTGGTAATTTCTCGCTTGAGCCGAAGTGAGTGTAAATACATCGCCATGCGGCTTGTACGCATGGGCGATGTATTGTGCACTTATGGGGCTGTTTCACTTCAAGAAGATATAGGCAGGTTCCTTAATCGCTTCGATGTCGGCCTTATCCACTGCTAAATAATCCATTTCCCTCTGGTCCTTGATTTTCAACGCCTCGACAATCTCTTCTACAACCTTGGCCTTATACTCCGTCGGAATGATAATCCGCGGATTCAACTGTTGCATCACCTTGATTGTCGTATCTTTCTTGATGTTGTACGATGGCGCATAGTTGAAGTAGTCAAGGACGATGTCCAGCTTGCCGAGCTCTTTCAACTGATCCTCGGTCAACTCATCCTGGCCGAGTCCCCCTATATAGGCGATTCTAAGCCCGTCGACCTCGTAGACGTAAATAACGTTTGTCGGAGCTTCCGGCACGATCGGATCTGTCGACTGCGAAGCGGCCACCCCCGTTACCGTGATGTCTTTCACCGTGAATGTCTCGGCTTTCATCTCGGAAATCCGCGCGTTCGGATTGTAGGAATTGAAAGCTGCATCCTGATGGCTGTGATTGATGAAGCTCGAAGTAATGATATCCGCTTGAAGCAATCCGTTTTCAGTCGAAATATGGTTCGGGTCGGCTACAATAACGGTGCCCTCCTTCGAGACGATTGCGAAGGACATATGGTTACCGAATTTCGCGGTGACGGATTTGATCATCGTCTTGCCTGTTGTGTTTTTCAACGTCTCCGTGTCGATCTTCGGGCCTGTATCTTCAGGAGAAGCCTCCGAACTCTCCTCGCTGGTCGAATCCGATGCACCTGATTGAGGAGATGTTTGAATCGCATCGGCCAAGGTGGCGACAGTTTCCTCCTTCACTTTGCTGCATGCTTGCAGGACGATCAGACAGACAATTAGCACAAAAAGCCATAACCCTTGACGATAATTTCGATTCATTGTTCTTCCCCCAACTGTTTTTCTTCTATTGTATAAACCTTGCCGGGGGTGAACTATGAACAATTGGAAGCAATTTGATGCAGATTGGAAATGATGGAGCCGTGTGCCGTTATCCGTTTTTTTTCATCCAGCAGTAAGCGTTACGGTATTCGACTGGTGTCATGCCGGCGTATTTACGAAAGTGGCGAAAAAAGAGGGAGCTTTCAGGAATGCCGATGCGATTCATAATTTCGCCGGTAGGCAATGTCGTGTTTCGTAGCATGGAAGCGGCCATTTGCATGCGAACGTTGTTCAAATAGGTCATCATCGTCACACCGAGCGTCGCTTTGAATTGGTTGTTCAACGTTGTTTTGTTCGTGAGGAACGTCTTAGTGATTTCCTCAACCTTAATTTTCTGCTGATAGTTCGTGTGGAGATATCTCACGATCGGGGCAATCGTCGAAACGTCTTCTCTCACAACGTCCGGCGAACTAAAAGTGGTAGACTCTTGAATTCTTCGCACGAGATAGAGCATTTCTAGCATATAAGAACGGCTTCTGCAGGGCCACGAGTTATCGGGCTGGTGCGCGAGCTGCTCGGCAATATCTTCAAAAATCTGTGCGATATGGCGGGCATAGGTCGGATCGATCTGGAAATATCCGATGTAGCCACGATCGCGATCGCGAAAGGGCCGGAGGCACCAGAGATCCTGCGTGTCGGTAGTCGTTAATTCATCGGTTTGTGCATCCGGAATAAGAAATTCAAACTTCCGGTTCACGACCAGCGGGTGGAAGTACATGGAGCTACCCCGATATTGATTTTCTGCCTGCAGCTTCAATGATTCCCGCTCGTTCAAGCAGACGATGGCGGGGGCGACAATCGGATAGCTCTGCCCCGCGATTTCCAACGCTCCCGACCCCTCTTCAATTAAGATAAGTCGGTACCGTTCGCTAATCGGTGGCGCCGAAATCATGGATGTATGGCATTCGATTGACATATGGTGCACATAACCCTCGTAATACTGAAATCCGATCGTGGTCCATTCCATAAGCGGTTCTCTCCTATCGCTCATACCTGTTACCTTATTTCGGCATAAAGGTCAAAAAATCCTTGAAATTCATGTTCGTAAATCTCATTAATCCTTTCCAAAACGTTCCGGGATTGCTCTTTAAATTTATATTCCGCAGTCTGACCTTTCAGCAAAAACACGCCGGTCTCATTACGGTGTTCCCCGAGGGCTCCCTCATACAGCTGATTCGCGCCGTGGGTAGGCGGAGAGAAAAACAGCTTCATTAGTAAATTAACCACTAGGGGTAGTCCGGATTTTTTCCCTTTTCTAAGTGTGTTATTGCCACCCGGATCAACGCTGCGGATCTTAATGTCTTCCTTGGCGAGCTGAGGCGCTATAGCCTGAGTCCACAGCGAAAGCGCCAGCTTGGAAGTGGCATAAGGACCAAACAGCTTGCGAAAGGTTTTCGGGCGTTCTAGGATTTCGATATTAAACTCTTTCACATAGTTTAGTGCTGAAGAGGAGGTGTTGATCACTGTCTTTAAGCTCCCGTTTTTTATGAGTTCCTTCAATTCCATAAGAATGATATACGGAACGACCGTCAACAGCTCATAATGCATCTCGCGCCCTTGTTTCGAATAGCTTAGTTCAGAAAAGGCACTGCCGGCGTTGTTAAACAAAATATCGATCCGCTGCTCCTTGTCTTTGATCTCCCCCAAAGTCTTTCTCAAACTGGCATAATCGGTGAGATCCGCTGTTTTATAAATACGAAGCCATCCGTTCATGACAGCTTTTTGGATTTTCGTATCATCCTCCGGAAAGTCGGAACGGTTCAAAGCAACCACCTGCCAGTCCTCCGACAGCAATTTCCGGGTTAATTCCAGCCCAATCCCAGCGTTTGCGCCCGTAACCAGTGCAATATTTTCGCGTTTGTTCGTGTTCATTGTACGTCTCCTCCTATTGTCGGGATATTTTCCCTGATAGCGCACATTGTATAACTTGGAGTCGGCTCCAAGTCAAGGCGCGATAACAAAGTTCTGTCCTATGGATAAGAGATTTGACTTGGAGTCAGCTCCAAGATGTATAATGCACGGAGAAGGAAATTTTTGGGAGGGAACAGGATGGAGACTGAGCATACTTTTACGATAAAGCAGACCGCAGATACAATCGGAATTTCCGAGGATACGATCCGTTATTACGAAAAGATCGAGTTGCTTCCCCGAGCGGACCGGAAGGACAACGGACATCGCATTTACCGGCAGGAGGACATTAATACAATTCGGCTAATAACCTGCATGAAAAAAACGGGGATGAGACTGGAGGAAATGAAGCCGTTTTTGGGGGTCTCCGCCGATGCCGATCCCGCGGAATATCCCGAACTGGTGGAATTGTTAAGGAACCACCGAGACAATATCGTCGGCCAAATCGCCTCGCTGCAACAGGTCGTCGATTTTATCGACATAAAGCTGGAGGAAGGGAGATACCGCAGGGATTGCTCGAATGAAAGCCAGGACGGTGGTTCAAAGAAAATAATGAGGGAACCGAAACTAAAGCCCGTCTCACCCATCGAGATGAGTTATTTTTCCGCATCGGCCAAAGCGACAAGATAAAGATAGGCTCTGTCACATCAATTGAAGAAGAGACTTGCAACCACACAGGGATGCAAGTCTCTTCTTCGTTGTCTTCTACTTCTATGCCGAGAACGTGTTTGTTGATACGTTCTCACGCTCTGTCTTGATCCATCCCCATTTGCCCGTCGCCATTCTGTAGAAGGCGATGACCGACGCCGATATCCATAGGGATGCTGTGTAAATAGCGAATGTAGCCGTTAGTCCAGGGGCGGCATACCAAGGGATCTTGATGTTAGCGATCCGGCTATATGCAGGTAAAAATATAAGCTGGATCGAGAACGCCATCACCAGTTGAACGGTTGCCGGAACCCATCTGCCAAACTGGTCAAACCACACCATGAAATTGCTATAGGCATGCACCCATCCGAACAAAGACGCAAAACCTAACGCGTAATCGGCAGCAAGAATCAATGGGGTGACAATCATTAACAAGTACAGCGTCGAATCGAACTTCGTGATGAGGCGGCTGTCGCTGCGCCATAACGCTCCGATCCGCTTCCACACCTGATAGTGACCTTGGACCCAACGCGAACGCTGCTTCAATAGTCGAGGGAAGCTGGTTAAGCCATGCTGCACGACCGGCGTCTTCCCCGTAAAGCATATTCGTTGGCCCTGGCCTGTCAATGCGATCCCCAGGTCGATGTCTTCCGTTAACGCGCGACTCCACGGACGGTCACCGAGCGTCTGCATTGCCCGATAGCGCGTGAACTGCCCATTGCCACCCATTGCGACCGATGAGATCCAGTTGCGCGCTTTTTGAACGAAGTGGAAAAAAGCCTGAAATTCAATGTCTTGCAGCAGTAGCCACAAATTCTCGTTCGCGCCTTTAATTGACACTGGAGCTTGTACCGCCCCAATGTCCGCAGCGGCTTGGAATGTCGCAGTAACTTCTGTAAGGACTTTCTGGCTCAAGTACACATCCGCATCCGTTACGCCGACAATAATCTGATCATCGCTTAAATCTGGAAACCATATCTTCATTTGCGTCCGCGCCCACGCATACGCCATATTCAACGCCATCCCCTTACCTTGGCGCGCTTCGGGTGTATTGCGTTGGAACATGTGAATACGGGCTCCCTCATACTGCCGGACCACATCGCCCGTTCCGTCGTCGGAACCGTCATCAATGACGATCACATGCAAGCGTGCATCTAGCTTGTTCATCTGGGCACACGTGTCGCCAATCACCTTGACCTCATTAAGCGCTGGCACAAGCAGTACGAACCCTATGGCATTAAGGTCGGGATCAGGCGTCTTGAACTTTTTGAACGACCACACAAACATGATCAGATAATATAGTGACATTAATCCGAAGAAAGCAATGAAAATATCGACATTCACATACATCTTGATCCCGCCCTCCTTTAGTAGCTGAATGCCAGCGTTGCAAGCTGAGCGAACGAACTGTTTACTTTCAAGTCGAATGCGAAGCTCTTGCTGCTCTTATCGATTTTGAACGTATGTTTAATGAGAGGCTTAGTCTTGTCTTTGCCAAACCACTTGACGATAACGACGTTCGTGTCTGGGCGTAGTGCCTGAACACTGTAAGCGCCGTTCTTATCCGTGATTGTCGTAGCTGCCGTTTTCCATACGTTTTTGTATTTTTGCGTCTGTTTGTCCCAGACAGTCACTTGCACCGAAATGGTGACCGTGATATTGGCAAACGGTTTGCCACTGCCGTCTTTGACATTCCCTATAACCGCTACATATTTGTCTGATACAACTGTCGCCCCATGCGCTTCAAGCGCCGTTTGGTTCAACCCAAACAGGATGTACACGAACGCAATCATACCTGCGGACATCAGGGCTAGGAATGCTTTGCCCTTCTTCAATGTTCTTGGCGCTGCGTCCCCTTCATTTAACATGTTCAGCTCAACTGCCTTTCCGTCTTGAAATCTGGTGAAATACCTCAAAACTGAGGAAAGTCGCCAACCTAATGTAGCTTCTTCCCTCAGCCTTGAGATGTAACTGCTTA is from Candidatus Cohnella colombiensis and encodes:
- a CDS encoding MBL fold metallo-hydrolase, which produces MNRNYRQGLWLFVLIVCLIVLQACSKVKEETVATLADAIQTSPQSGASDSTSEESSEASPEDTGPKIDTETLKNTTGKTMIKSVTAKFGNHMSFAIVSKEGTVIVADPNHISTENGLLQADIITSSFINHSHQDAAFNSYNPNARISEMKAETFTVKDITVTGVAASQSTDPIVPEAPTNVIYVYEVDGLRIAYIGGLGQDELTEDQLKELGKLDIVLDYFNYAPSYNIKKDTTIKVMQQLNPRIIIPTEYKAKVVEEIVEALKIKDQREMDYLAVDKADIEAIKEPAYIFLK
- a CDS encoding carboxypeptidase-like regulatory domain-containing protein, translated to MLNEGDAAPRTLKKGKAFLALMSAGMIAFVYILFGLNQTALEAHGATVVSDKYVAVIGNVKDGSGKPFANITVTISVQVTVWDKQTQKYKNVWKTAATTITDKNGAYSVQALRPDTNVVIVKWFGKDKTKPLIKHTFKIDKSSKSFAFDLKVNSSFAQLATLAFSY
- a CDS encoding AraC family transcriptional regulator; protein product: MEWTTIGFQYYEGYVHHMSIECHTSMISAPPISERYRLILIEEGSGALEIAGQSYPIVAPAIVCLNERESLKLQAENQYRGSSMYFHPLVVNRKFEFLIPDAQTDELTTTDTQDLWCLRPFRDRDRGYIGYFQIDPTYARHIAQIFEDIAEQLAHQPDNSWPCRSRSYMLEMLYLVRRIQESTTFSSPDVVREDVSTIAPIVRYLHTNYQQKIKVEEITKTFLTNKTTLNNQFKATLGVTMMTYLNNVRMQMAASMLRNTTLPTGEIMNRIGIPESSLFFRHFRKYAGMTPVEYRNAYCWMKKNG
- a CDS encoding DUF4097 family beta strand repeat-containing protein, which translates into the protein MRKFTGLLLIGFGIIVLVYILNPSDGKRGDWFGLSKEINEQRTAEASSLHHLTIDADSTNIRYVKSSSNTDKVVAKLTGSSSRQVELLVEEQGDKLKITVDSSQRGIIFWGFNNLTLDIEVPEKHWDTLHVETGSGKIEAEQTTADVVVLNTGSGNIDVKGIVAEEIRLEVGSGNIEVNDFKSKELKFQTGSGNAKLFDGAAAIVGGTGSGNIRIEVEELLYGADLHTGSGNVTVLTAKQPMDLRVDFQGGSGNGKVRYNAFQISSQDRDQLEGTFGTGEKLLKVRTGSGNFSLEPK
- a CDS encoding glycosyltransferase family 2 protein, coding for MFVWSFKKFKTPDPDLNAIGFVLLVPALNEVKVIGDTCAQMNKLDARLHVIVIDDGSDDGTGDVVRQYEGARIHMFQRNTPEARQGKGMALNMAYAWARTQMKIWFPDLSDDQIIVGVTDADVYLSQKVLTEVTATFQAAADIGAVQAPVSIKGANENLWLLLQDIEFQAFFHFVQKARNWISSVAMGGNGQFTRYRAMQTLGDRPWSRALTEDIDLGIALTGQGQRICFTGKTPVVQHGLTSFPRLLKQRSRWVQGHYQVWKRIGALWRSDSRLITKFDSTLYLLMIVTPLILAADYALGFASLFGWVHAYSNFMVWFDQFGRWVPATVQLVMAFSIQLIFLPAYSRIANIKIPWYAAPGLTATFAIYTASLWISASVIAFYRMATGKWGWIKTERENVSTNTFSA
- a CDS encoding MerR family transcriptional regulator; this encodes METEHTFTIKQTADTIGISEDTIRYYEKIELLPRADRKDNGHRIYRQEDINTIRLITCMKKTGMRLEEMKPFLGVSADADPAEYPELVELLRNHRDNIVGQIASLQQVVDFIDIKLEEGRYRRDCSNESQDGGSKKIMREPKLKPVSPIEMSYFSASAKATR
- a CDS encoding SDR family NAD(P)-dependent oxidoreductase; its protein translation is MNTNKRENIALVTGANAGIGLELTRKLLSEDWQVVALNRSDFPEDDTKIQKAVMNGWLRIYKTADLTDYASLRKTLGEIKDKEQRIDILFNNAGSAFSELSYSKQGREMHYELLTVVPYIILMELKELIKNGSLKTVINTSSSALNYVKEFNIEILERPKTFRKLFGPYATSKLALSLWTQAIAPQLAKEDIKIRSVDPGGNNTLRKGKKSGLPLVVNLLMKLFFSPPTHGANQLYEGALGEHRNETGVFLLKGQTAEYKFKEQSRNVLERINEIYEHEFQGFFDLYAEIR